DNA from Brucella melitensis bv. 1 str. 16M:
CTATCGCCGCCAGCCCAAGGCCCACCCGATGACGACAGAGGATTTCAGACATGTCCTCACCCAGATCGGCGGACAGGGAACATTCCTGTCGCGAACACGGGAAAGCCTTGCCGGCTTGAGCCGCATGCTCGTCTATCTCTCGGCCAACAACAGTCCCGTTTCAGCCAAGAAAGACACGCGCTCCTGGATCAAATCGCTGGAGCGCGACGCCCAATCCCTCACGGCCTATGTGGATTTTCTGGCCAATAAAGTGACATTCCTGCTCGATACGATCGTAGGGCTCATCTCGGTTGAACAGAACGCCATCATCAAGATATTTTCCGTGGCTGCCGTCGGCTTCATGCCGCCAACACTTGTTGCATCCATCTATGGCATGAATTTTTCCTTCATGCCGGAACTGCACTCGCCCTGGGGTTATCCGATGGCGCTGATATTCATGGTCGCCTCGGCCCTGCTGCCGCTGCTTTATTTCCGCAGCAAGGGGTGGCTCTGACAATTCTCGACAGGCTTCCCCTCCCATGTTATATCATCTGTTATAACATGGGAGAAAGCCATGAACATAACCCTGCGCAAGATCGGTGATTCCTATGGGGTAATCATCCCGAAGGAAGTGCTGGAACGGCTGAACCTGCAGACCGGCGACACTCTCACACTTACAACCGATGAAAACGGTTTGCGGTTGGCCCGCAGCACTGAGGATGCCGAAGTTCTTGAAAAGAAGATGCAAATCGCGCGTGAGCGGATGAAGAAATACGAGACCGCTTATCGCGTACTCGCTCAATGATCGACTTTCATTCGCGGGTTTTCATAGAAGCTCTGCATCAGGAACAACTGCGCTTGCACGGTGGCGCGACAGGCATTCGTGATTCCAGTTTGCTGGACTCCGCACTGGCGCGCGCCCAGCATAAGGAAGCCTATGGCAATCCCGATATTTTCGATCTCGCGGCGGCTTATCTATTCGGAATCCTGAAAAACCATCCTTTCATAGATGGTAATAAGAGGACTGGACTGGCTGCCGCCGACTTGTTTCTTTATTTCAATGGCTACAGTCTTGAAGCTGAGCAGGAAGATGTGATCCAGCTCGTCCTGATGGTTACAACCAGCGAAATAGATGAAACCGGCGCTGCGGCATTCTTCCGCGATCATGCCGTTGTTATAAACGAAGACTAATTTACCTTCAGCGACACGATTTCCCATTCCGTGCCGTTGATTTTCACCACATCGCCAACCGGCTTGCCGAACAGCAGGATGGAAACCGGCGCTACGTGGGAAATCTTGCCCCTGGACGGGTCGGCTTCGTCTTCGCCCACGATGGTCCAGCGGCGGGTGCTGCCGTCATCGAGATTTTCCAGTTCCACTGTCATGCCGAAGCGCACGACATCGCTGTCCGGGGCTGGCACGGAAAGTTCCGCCGTTTCACGCCGCGCCATCCAGTAGCGAAGATCTCGTGAAATGCGCGCAACCGCAGAGCGTTCGCCCGCTATATTGGCCTCTGCCAGATCGTGCTGAAGGCGTGCAAGTTCATCATCGATCTGCTTCAGCCCGGCAGGCGTGACAAGGTTGCGATGCGGACTGATGGGACGCTCGCCCAGATCGGTCGGTGCGTCGTCCTGTTCTTTGGTAAAAGCTCTGCTCATACAAAAAATGTAAGGGAGGCCATTCCGGCTTACAAGCCTGCGGGTCAGCCAATCTGCGCCGTACCCAACACGGCTGCGGGTGTAACGCTGCCAAGGGGAATGCCGTTCCAGTTCTTCATCTCGGGGCTGGCAAAATCCGCAAGCTTTGCGGACAA
Protein-coding regions in this window:
- a CDS encoding GreA/GreB family elongation factor, whose translation is MSRAFTKEQDDAPTDLGERPISPHRNLVTPAGLKQIDDELARLQHDLAEANIAGERSAVARISRDLRYWMARRETAELSVPAPDSDVVRFGMTVELENLDDGSTRRWTIVGEDEADPSRGKISHVAPVSILLFGKPVGDVVKINGTEWEIVSLKVN
- a CDS encoding AbrB/MazE/SpoVT family DNA-binding domain-containing protein, whose translation is MNITLRKIGDSYGVIIPKEVLERLNLQTGDTLTLTTDENGLRLARSTEDAEVLEKKMQIARERMKKYETAYRVLAQ
- a CDS encoding type II toxin-antitoxin system death-on-curing family toxin, whose translation is MIDFHSRVFIEALHQEQLRLHGGATGIRDSSLLDSALARAQHKEAYGNPDIFDLAAAYLFGILKNHPFIDGNKRTGLAAADLFLYFNGYSLEAEQEDVIQLVLMVTTSEIDETGAAAFFRDHAVVINED